A window of Polaromonas hydrogenivorans contains these coding sequences:
- a CDS encoding SDR family oxidoreductase gives MTPASSRPVVLVTGAALRLGREIALALAAGGWQVAVHYRSSEADAIKTVADCARLTCASAAFDADLSDETAVRGLVPRVIAHFGRVDAVVNSASTFEHDTAASFGFAALDKHLRSNTGAAILLAQALHAHVAARNATGAVVNLLDQKLWNQNPDFFSYTLSKAALEAAGTMLAMALAPEVRVVGVAPGLTLTSHLLTGEQFEARHRLSPLGRSSTPADVAATVKFALENSSITGTTLLVDGGQHLMRFERDFSLM, from the coding sequence ATGACACCAGCTTCGTCCCGACCCGTGGTTCTCGTGACCGGCGCCGCCCTGCGGCTGGGCCGCGAAATCGCGCTGGCGCTGGCCGCCGGCGGCTGGCAGGTGGCGGTGCATTACCGCAGCTCCGAAGCTGACGCTATCAAAACAGTAGCTGACTGCGCACGGCTGACGTGCGCATCGGCTGCTTTTGATGCCGATTTATCAGATGAAACAGCCGTGCGCGGCCTCGTGCCACGCGTCATCGCCCACTTTGGCCGCGTCGATGCGGTGGTCAACAGCGCATCGACCTTTGAACACGACACGGCCGCCAGCTTTGGCTTTGCCGCGCTGGACAAGCACCTGCGCAGCAACACCGGCGCCGCCATCCTGCTGGCCCAGGCGCTGCATGCGCATGTGGCCGCGCGCAATGCCACGGGCGCGGTCGTCAACCTGCTCGACCAGAAGCTCTGGAACCAGAACCCCGATTTTTTCAGCTACACGCTGTCCAAGGCCGCGCTGGAAGCGGCCGGCACCATGCTGGCCATGGCGCTGGCGCCCGAGGTGCGCGTGGTCGGCGTCGCGCCCGGGCTGACGCTGACCAGCCACCTGCTGACGGGCGAGCAGTTCGAGGCGCGCCACCGGCTCTCGCCGCTGGGCCGCTCGTCCACGCCGGCCGATGTGGCTGCGACGGTGAAGTTCGCGCTGGAAAATTCATCCATCACCGGCACCACGCTGCTGGTCGATGGCGGCCAGCACCTGATGCGCTTCGAGCGGGATTTCTCGCTGATGTGA